In Alkalimarinus alittae, the DNA window GTTTACTACCTCGTATCCCGACTTAAAAAACAGGTCGGTATTGTTGACGAGGATTATCATCGCCCGTCGCAAATAAGATTTGGCCTAGTGAAGCACCAATATCAGTATGGGCTTCAGCATAGCCCGCCGTAGTATTATTGGGGTCATTAAATGGGATTGCTAAATTCCAGCCCGGTAAATCTGGGCGACTTGAAGGAATGACACCATTTAAGTGTTGTGACCATTTTGCACCATTAACCGTACCATCGGCATTAACAAACGAGTTCCCCCCTCCTTGAGTGAGAGAGATGTAAAAGTTTTCAACATTATGTAAGTCTAGGCTTTCTAGGTGCTCAAGGTTGATCTCTTTACCCCCCTTACTTTGCCCGAGCGCCGTATTACCCGTCAGCTGAACGTTATTGGGCGTAAAGCCACAGTGAATGCCGTTACATACCCACTCGCCTGGCTCGCCTGTTTGAGCGTAGTTACCTGTGCCATCTGGTGTATCACCAATGATATTACCAAAACTATCTTTAGTACCACTACCGTAAACCTGAGCTCGAATAAGCCCGCCAGTATCTGCGAGTACACTCAGTGTCGGGATATAGCCTGAAATAGAATCAATGGTGACTGGAGTATGACCTTCCGCCTTACCAAAACCGATTCTAAACCCTCTAAAAGACTGAGTGCCATCGGGGTTATTTTGTTGCTGTATTTCAATATACGGATCTTCAATATAAAACGGCTTATCTGCAGATTCGCCAAAGCCAAAATTGCGTAGAGCAACATCAGGCACACCTTGCCCGTTAGCGTCTTTGTATATTGAGTTATTAGTGCCGCCATAATCACCGAGCGTTAATTCTTCGATGAATGCATGAAGCTCACCACTACCATTTATTTGCAGGCGGTGAACGGTAGCGTCGACGTGTTCAGAGGCTGAGCGTTTCTCAGTACGATCAAATCCAATACCTGCTTTTTTACTGAAATCGACACCGACGAGATGGTCGAGATCATAGCTGATATCGGTTGCTGAATATTGTATTGCAGACTGCCCAACGACATCACGTAATTCGTGATCAATTAACGGCTTCAACTCAGCCTTGGCAATTCCACTTGTAGCGATTAGTGCTAAACATAAAAGCGTTTTTGTATTTATTTTAGTATCCATAGAGTATTACTACCTCTCTAATATTGATGTGTCCCTACCAACCTCGGCAAAATGCGCACAAGGTTAATCACTCACCGATAACACCCCCCTACGTTTTATTTGGCTACCCTTATTATTTTAGAGCGGTATTAGGTATAGCCTTTTATTATTAATTTGATCTATGTTTGATCAATATGGATAAAAATATACACGAGGGCATTTCCAATTTCCACTGACCCTGCTGACGCTACGCTGCGTCAAAAGTGAAAGTCTCACTAAAATCACCTTCGCATACCTCAGTAAAAAAACGCCGCTTAATTAAGCTCAACAAATAATAAAAATGATATTTAAGAACTTAATTTGATACTTAGCATGCGCTTATATGATTGATAACACGGGCTTTATGTACTTATATACCATAAGTATTTTGCGCCATAAAAGGCCAACATATAAATTATAAAGCACTGAAAAAAGGCAGTTGCAGAGATTTTTAAGAGGGAACCATAGGAAGAATAAGGGCTTATTTCGCAATGTACATAAATTGTAAAACTTTGTACTAGTTATCACTTCACGCTTAGTCAATATGCGCACGAAGGAAAAACACAACGCACATAACGACGCCAATAAAGACAATAATCGAACGAAGTCTCTGCTGAGATAACCGATAAGTAAACGCAGCCCCGACATAACCGCCAACAACTGACGATACGCCTAATACTAATAAGTACTCTAATTGAAGGGTACCCCCAAACGCATAAACGATAACAGCAATAACAGTGAGCAATGCAGACACAATACTTTTCAAACCGTTCATGCCATACATATTCACTTGACCCATTAGGCCAAACGCAGCAAGCAGTATGATGCCAAGCCCACCATTAAAGTACCCACCATAAATACAGATCACTAATAATGCAGTAATGTTAATGGCCTGAATGTAGCGGCAGTAGTGACGTTCGGAGCGGCTGCCTGTTGTGTTCTTTTTTAAACTCATTAGTTTTGGGCCTATAATAAAGGCCGCCGTAGACAACAAAATAAGCCAAGGGATTAGCGCCGAGAAAACCTCATTAGTGGTGAGTAGTAGCATTGCAGCACCCACACTTCCACCAAGTAGCGCAACCACACTCACCGTCAATAGGCTCAAACCACGCGGGTATTCAATATCATGCCGAAACCGCCAAGCACTCGCGATATAACCCGGAAGCAAAGCAGCCGTACCTGTTGTGTTGGCGGCGATAGGCGGCACACCAACAAATATCAATGCCGGTAGTGTTAAAAAACTACCGCCTCCGGCAACGGCATTTAACATACCGCCCAAAAAGCCTGCCAACACGACTACGATCCATTCAATCATCTATTACACACTCATGGTAAATCCGGTAGATATTGTTTTATGGGCTAACTCGGCGCTATTCTAGTCTATTTAAATAGAAAGATATGACCAAAAATTAATAGTACAGCATATAAACCTAGGTTCTATAAGCGCATAATAAACATTAGATAAAGCTAGAATGAGGTTACCCCCATGATTAAACAAACCCTATTAATGATAGCTAGCGTCATATCAATCGCTGCGTGTAGTGCAGGAACAAGCAGCAATATTGAGGCAATCAATAACACAAACAAAGCTAACGCATCTCTAGCGGTTGCGACCTTTGCTGGCGGCTGCTTTTGGTGTGTTGAATCTGATTTTGAGAAAGTTCCGGGGGTTACTGATGCGATCTCAGGTTATATCGGAGGTCACGTCGAAAACCCTACTTATAAACAGGTCTCTAGCGGTCAAACTGGCCATGTTGAGGCGGTAGAGGTGCACTACGATCCGAATCTGGTATCGTACGGTCAGCTGCTCAACGCTTTTTGGCAACAGGTTGACCCTACAGACACCGGCGGTCAGTTTGTTGATAGAGGCTTCCAATATCGCCCTTTTATTTTTTATCACGATGACCAGCAAAAAGTGTTGGCAGAAACCTCTCGTGATGCGCTTGCTGCGTCTGGTCGGTTCGATAAACCACTCGCAACAGAGATTAAAGCAACCGCTCACTTTTGGCCGGCAGAGGCGTATCACCAGAACTACTATAAAAAGAACCCTATTCGTTATAAATATTATCGCTACAATTCAGGTAGAGATCAGTTTTTAGAAGCAACATGGGGCGACGACCTCCACAAACCAGAGGAGCATGGAAAAATGACTCAGGTAATCCCAGGCCAGAATAAATATAGAAAAATCACCGACGAAGAACTCAAAAAAACGCTGACACCACTTCAATATCAAGTCACCCAAGAAGACGCTACCGAACGCGCATTCAACAACCTTTATTGGGATGAAAAGCGTGAAGGTATCTATGTCGATGTCGTCAGCAATGAGCCACTTTTCTCATCGAAAGATAAATATGATTCAGGTACTGGCTGGCCTAGCTTTACGCGGCCGATCGATAACGCTAGCATAGTTGAAAAGAAAGACTCTAAGCTCTTTGTTACCCGAACAGAAGTCCGTAGCAAGTATGGTGACTCTCACTTAGGGCATGTATTTGAGGATGGGCCAGAGCCTACGGGCTTACGCTATTGCCTAAACTCTGCGGCTTTGCGCTTTATTCCCAAGGAAGACCTTGAAAAAGAGGGCTATGGTTCGCTCCTAGACTTGTTTTAACCTTCTCTATTAAGTCGGCATAGGGGGTATTCCACAAAGAATCCCCCCTGATAACCGACTCTTTCGCTGAAACATCACCCTGCTGAATATCCAGCATCAATATAAGTAATTGGTAAAGCTTGCCTCACGCCTATACTGTCTTAGCTTCAGTTTTGTGAGAAACCGCTATGGCATCTTCAATTGAACGACTCAAAGTACTGACGGCCGGGGTCATCAGTCTTATTCTGATGTTGGGTGTGGCTCGGTTTGCTTACACGCCTCTACTGCCTCTTATGCAGCAACAAGCCTCGCTAGGAATCTCAGAGGGCGGTTGGTTGGCTAGCATCAACTATATGGGCTACCTTAGCGGTGTACTTATTGCCGCATCGATTAGCAATATGATGCTAAAAGACCGCCTCTATCGACTCGGCATCATCGTTGCCATAATCAGTACCTTAGGCATGGCACTTTCAACCCATTTTTGGGTCTGGAGTCTGATGCGTTACTTTGCTGGCCTAAGTAGTGCTGCTGGCATGCTATTGGGTTCAGGGTTAATACTAAACTGGCTTATCCGAAACAACTATCGTAGTGAGTTAGGTATTCATTTCGCGGGGGCGGGTCTAGGTATCGCCTTTTGCTCATATATTGTTAATGTTATGTCGCCTAACTTTGACTGGCGAGAACAGTGGCTTGCACTATCGCTACTCGGTGTTTTTATGGCTATTCCTGCTTGGCTATGGCTCCCAAAGCCTAAAGATAGCCACTTAATGAAAAGTGGAGAAACACTATTCGATACGCCTCCCTCTAAAACCTATTTAAGATTGTTTATTGCTGCTTACTTGTGCGCAGGGGTAGGTTATGTGATTAGTGCGACCTTCATTGTCGCCATTGTTGACCAGCAAAACCCATTAGTCGATGAAGGCACCGTCGTGTTTATGGTATTAGGCTTAGCTGCAGCCCCCGCCTGTATTATTTGGGATTTAGTTGCACGAAAAGTGGGAGATTTGAATGCTTTGGCACTGGCCTTTGCTATTCATACCATTGGTATAGTTTTACCCGTGTTTAATAACGGGTCAACGGTGGCCTATCTCAGCGCTATACTCTTTGGTGGCACGTTTATCGGCATCGTCAGCCTAGTATTAACCATGGCCGGTAGGCTGTACCCAAGTGCGCCCTCTAAAATGATGGGAAAAATGACGATCAGTTACGGCTTTGCCCAAATTATTGCCCCCGCTGTTACCGGTCAAATAGCCGAGATGGGGGGAAGCTACAGTGACGGACTCACCATGGCGGGTATTTTTATGGTAATAGGTACCTCGCTTGTTTTGCTGCTTAGAGTGGTCGAACGAAAAGAAAATCAGCAGAAACTCAAACAACCGTAATTTAAAAAGGAGAACTACATGCCATACGTTAATATAAAAATAACTCGGGAAGGCGCAACAAAAGAGCAAAAGGCTGAACTCATTAGTGGTGTCACCAAACTTTTACAAAAAACCTTAAACAAAAACCCCGCAACAACCGTAGTGGTGATTGATGAAGTGGATACTGATAACTGGGGCATAGGTGGTAAAGTGGTGACAGAACTTAGAAAACCATAACTAACGTGCTTGGCTGGCAATAAGTAGCATTATCAGCATCAGGTGTTATTATTATTTATACTATTTTTGTATGGAATGTCACTATGAAACCGTTTGCTCGATCATTGCTTGTCTGCACACTATTAACCATTTTAGCCGGCTGTCAAAGTATGTATTACGGTGCGATGGAAAAGGTCGGCTACCATAAGCGCGATATTATGGTTGACCGGGTTGAAGACGTCAGCGAAGCCCAAAGTGACGCTAAAGAGCAATTTTCATCTGCATTAGAGCGCTATCAATCACTTATCTTCATCAAAGACCAAAACCTTGTTGACCAATATAATGCGCTGAATGATGAGTTTGAAGACAGCCAAGCGGCGGCCGAGAACGTTAGCGAGCGCATCAACGCGGTTGAAGATGTTTCGGAAGCATTATTTGATGAGTGGAAAGAAGAACTGACGCTTTACTCTAATCGTAGCCTTAAAAAGCAAAGCAGCCAAAAAATGGCGGCGACTAAAGCAAAGTACACTCAACTAATGAAATCAATGCGCCGTGCTGAAGCAAAAATGCAACCCGTACTTGGCGCACTGCAAGACCAAGTGCTTTTTCTAAAGCACAACCTTAATGCCAGAGCCATTGACTCGCTAAAAGGCGAACTCAAAACTATTGAATCAGATGTTGCCCGCCTGATTAAAGAAATGGAGAAATCAATTTCTGAGTCAGAAGCCTTCATTGCTGAGCTCAATGCGGCGTAAAACTTACTATAAGGCCTGAGCCACAAATCTACCTTGCTGCCACAAAAACTCGTCTATACTGAGTAAACATAACCCTATATTACGAGTATATTTGTGGCCTTTCGCAAACTTCAGGTTTTGGGGATATTCCTCACGATCATCAGTCTTCACTCCGAAGCTAATACAGAACGATGCGACTCGCTAACAATCAACGGGGGGTCTAATTCGTTTCCCTATTTTTATCGCAATGGCTCAGGCCATTTTGGTATTGTGGGGGACACGGTTATAACCGCTTCCAACCGCATAGCTATAAAGCCTGTTATGGGTAATAAAGCGCCGTGGAAACGCATACTCTTTGATCTTAAAAACGGCAATATTGATGTTGTTGCAGGCACCCTTAAAACCAAAGAAAGAGAAAAGCTGTTTTTCTTTTCTAGCCCTGTTTATTACTCCGAATATCATATATTTGTTCGTAAGAATAGCGCATTTAAATTTAACGCGTTAGAAGACTTGAAAGGCAGGCGTGGCATCAAAATACGCGGCATGAGTCTCGGCCAAGAATTGGATGAATACGCGTTTGAAAACTTAGTCATCGAAGAAGTCACCGATACCGATAGCCTATTCAAGATGGTGGCGGCAAAGCGGGTAGATTTTGGAATATTCTACCTGCAAAGTGGCTTTGATGAACTCAAAAGGCTCAAACTTAACGAATCGCTTATCGCTCTACCACACCCGTTAACCCAACAACCGCTCTATGTAGCCTTTTCTAAAAAGTCTCGATGCCCAGAAGCCATACAGCACCTATCTGCTGAAATTGACCTCATGAAAAAGGATGGTTCGGCACAAGCCATTGCTGACCGTTATGCTGAGCAAATAAGCAATGCCCGCCCAGCGAGTTATACCCGTCCAGTTAACGATGAACGAGTGATACACAACCATGAATAACGATATAGCCCTGCAGCAGGCTACCTCCCACCCACCGACACAATACAAGGCTAATAGCCCCTCGGCTAGGCACATTGCTAGATGGCTATTGAGTGGCCTAGTTATTCTATTGGGTACCCCCTACAAGGCGCTTTCTGATCCGCTATTTTATGGTATTTCAGAAGATATTAGTGACATCCCAACCGTATCGTCGTCAAAAAGAGAGGAGGACCTTTTTAAGTCTCCATTATCAACCAGCGTTGTCACTGCAGAACAAATAAAACAAGCGGGCATATTAAGTGTTCCTGAAGCGTTAAAGCTTGTGCCGGGGGTCATCGTACGTGAGCAAACCAACGGACAATTCGAAGTACATATCCGAGGCTTAGAAAACGTACCCACAGGCGGCGGTACAGATACTCTCAGTAATCGCCTCTCATTAGTCATGATCGACAACCGAACAGTCTATAACTATTTTGATGGTGGTCTATTCTGGGAAACACTACCAGTAGGTATTGATGATATTAGCCGGATAGAGATCATTCGAGGAGCTGCTAGCGCGCTATATGGGCCTAATGCAGTCAACGGTGTTATTCATATCATCACCAAAAGAGCCCAAGATAAAAGCGCGGTCAGCGTGAACCTCACCACCGGTAGTCACGATACCCAAATAGCCCATATAGCAGCAGAACAACCTATTGGTGATGCTCGCATTCGTATCAGTGGGTTTGTCAATCAACGAGATCGTTATCAATCAACTTATTACAGCTATAGCCAAGAGGAATACGTACCGCTGGCATTGATTCCTACAACAAATAGCCGTTTTCCTGACCCCGATGAAGCTCAAGACTTACACGCTGTCACCGTGGCGGTTAATAATGACCCATTAGAATTACTCGCTTACGACCTAAGTTATAGCCACCAAGACTCCCGCGTTCAAAAAGTTCATTTGGGCTCAAGAGCCACCCCCTTAACGTTCAATGACTCAACAACAGACGCGATCAACGCCAAAGTTCGCTATGGTGACCTAGAGTTAAGGGCAAGCCATGAATGGGGGGAGCAAAAAACACTCGATTATACCGATTTCACCTACAACCTTGCCGTTAGTCAGGCCTCTGCTGAATATCAATTCCGCCTGCCTAAATGGATTATTCGCCCCGGTATTAGCTATGAGAATATTGCTTACGAAGGGTCGTTTATCGGCGGCAAACAAACTATTAAAGATGTAGGCTACCTATTAAGAACTGAGTACTTCCCCGCTAAAGATTATCGGCTAATCGTCGCCCTCAGGCTTGACGACTATAATGTTCCCGATGAAAAATACTTTAGTTATCAAGTACTCGGCACCTATCAATTACGTCATGACACACTATTAAGAGCAGCCCTACAAACCGCCAATCGCTCACCTTTTATGCTAGACAGCTTTGTAAACTTGAAATACACACTCCCATCTAACCCTTCTATCCGATTGGACTATTTAGGTGACGAGGAAGCAGAGCTAGTCACTACGACCACCTATGAACTAGGTTTACGTCACCAGTTTAATTTTAATAACTGGATTGATCTGGAGCTATTCCGAAGTGAGCTTAATGATTTTACTGAGTTCGTTGACCATGACACTGTATTTGATGGCAGCCAGTTCGTCACCACAAGCCAATTAGAAATGCTGCCGACCAAAGCCCAACAAACCGGTATCACTGCCAGCTGGAATTACGAAGAACTTACGTGGGATATGAGCCTCTTTATGACAACTCAAAAAACTCATGTCGATAATCAATATGTGGATAGCGCTGCCCCCTTAGTGCTGTTCAATACCGATAACAAAGGGACGCCAGACTATTACGGCGGCGTCAATCTCAACTGGCACCCCGTCAAGCGATGGAGCCTGAATGCTAATGCCTATTACATGAGCTCACATCGCTTTATTATAAGGCCTCAAGGCACCAAAAATTTTGCTTCTGCAGTCTATGCTAACTTCACGCTCAGCCACACGTTCAACAAGGCAATCAATGGGTTTGTTTCAGTCAAAAACCTATCAAACAAAAATGATAGTCAGTACTTTTATACTGATAGTATCGAGCCACTTTATGCGATTGGCGTTAGTTTAAAATGGTCTGAATAAACTCAATTATCGCTGATGATATGACCGCTGATGCTCGCAGCATAATCACGAAATAACGCCCCGCACTCCACTGGTAGAGCAACGTCCATTATTACTTGCTCTCGGTAGTTTATCGTTTCAACCAGTCCATTATGCTGGCTGAGCCAATGCCGTACGAGCTGTTCTTGAGCAAACCCACAACTGAGTTGAAGCTGTTCACGCGCCACTTGCTGCTGCGTTTCTAATGACTCCATAGCCATTTGTGCCGCCGCAGAATAGGCGCGCACTAAACCACCTGCACCTAACTTAATACCTCCAAAGTATCGGGTCACGATAATCATCACGTCACCCACATTTTTATGCTGTAACACATTCAATATAGGTTTACCCGCAGTACCACTAGGTTCACCATCATCAGACATAGCTGCGCTAGCCGCCGACTGAGGGTTGCCAAACTGGTAGGCCCAACATTGGTGGCGAGCGTCTGGGTACGCTTGCTTTCTTTCTGCCAATAACGCCATTGCATGCTCACGAGTATCGGCAAAGGCGGCGAACCCAATAAAACGGCTCTTCTTAATTTCGTAGCAGACTTCACACGGTTTAGCAGGAACAGGATAGGTAGAGGTCATGTTTGGCTGACTATATGGCGATCAAAGTGGTTTTCACAAAGTTTTACATTTTTCACTACGTTGCACAATTGTTATCGAGTTTACACAATCTCACCACTAAAGCTAAAAACATTACCACGATTCAACAGCGTAAAAAACATGTAAAAGTATAATCTAAATCACATACTAGTTGTGACGAGGTTAACACTATGCTGCCGTTTACCGCACTTAAAAATAAAAGCCTAACCGCACACATCACCGCCTCATTCTGTATTTTATCAGCCGTACTATTATTTCCAATCAACCATTCCAGTACAGAGCAAGCATTACACCAGCATCATCAGATATCAGAGAAAAGCGCACTCAACCAGAGTGATGCAGAACAGCAGATATCGATACGCCATACACTATCAGACCCCCTAAATGATGCAGTAGATGTTTATACAGTTGAGATAGAAGAAGCCTTTCCGTTCGAACGGCAAATCAGGCGTGTCGCAAGTGAGGTAGAAATAGATGAAAGCCTTGTTTATGCCGTCACCAAAGCAGAATCTAGCTTCCGTTCAGGGGTTCAAAGTCATGCTGGCGCTATTGGTTTGATGCAAGTTATTGCGAGTGCAGCCGGCAGAGATGCCTATTATCGCTTACACAAGAAAAGAGCCACGCCAACGTTAGCTCAATTAAAAGACCCTTACACCAACTTGCAGCTAGGCAGCACCTATTTAAAATTACTCGAAGAACATCACTTTGGCCATATTACCGATGAAAAACTAAAGCAAATGTTAGTACTAGCCGCTTATAACTGGGGGCCGGTAAATGTTAAACGTAAACTGTTAGCTAAGAACCCGCCTCGAAATGCAGAAGAGATGAAGTGGGTACTTTGGACCAAAGCGCCACGCGAGACCTATAGTTATGTGAATAAAGTGCTTAAGTATCAAAATCAATTTAGCCAGTTTGAGGCTTGATTAACGGGTTTAGACAAAAACGCAGTTAATGAGCGGGATCAACATAGTTGGCTGTGCTGCTGTTAATCCGATACCAGCCAGCAATACTCAACCTTTGCTGTTGGGTGATAAGAACCTCATGAGGAAAGCGCTCACTTAAGAAGAAAATAGCCCGACCTCCTTTGGGTAAAACACGCTCAATAACTTGATCAGTTTCGTCATAAACAACCAATTCTCCGCCCCAGCCGTCTTCCCACGTTTCATTCAGGTAAATAACACTCGTCAGCACCCTGTTTGAACGTCCTTTAAATGCATCTAAATGCTTTTTATAGAAACTACTCGGTTCATAAACGGCAAAGTGTGATTCATAGTCATTTAGCCCCATAAAGAGATCACGGTTCACATCACGTCTTAGCGCATCACACTGTGCTAAATAACAGCGCTGGGCATCAGTAGACCCATTGAGCCAATGAATTTTATCTGAGCGAATATTAGTATTAACCTGTAGCTGTCCGCCTCTTCCAATGCCTGCTCGATCAATTCCCTTACCGTTAAGCACAATAATCTCGTTTCTCAATGCTTGGGTCAGCTCTTGGGGTAAAAAATCATCAATGATGACATACCCTTTTTCAACTAATGCATCGATGACCGTATTAACGACAGCAACTGGGAATGCCAAGCAGGGTGGGTTAATGGCAGTCATAACTGGCCTCAATAAAAGAACGCTGATAGGGAGATAGAAAGGTCTAGGTTAATCTGGTGTAGTATACACTGACCATTAACCAAACAGTTATTGATTTATAGGGAGTGTTACAACAAATCTTGTTTTACCCGGCCGACTGATAAACTCAATGCTGCCTTGGTGCTTATCTATGATTCGCTTGCATATACCTAATCCCAATCCGCTGCCTTCGCCTGCAGGCTTAGTGGTAAAAAAGGATTCATATATCTTCGATTGAATATCTTCAGGAATACCGCAACCATTATCA includes these proteins:
- a CDS encoding sulfite exporter TauE/SafE family protein, which gives rise to MEWIVVVLAGFLGGMLNAVAGGGSFLTLPALIFVGVPPIAANTTGTAALLPGYIASAWRFRHDIEYPRGLSLLTVSVVALLGGSVGAAMLLLTTNEVFSALIPWLILLSTAAFIIGPKLMSLKKNTTGSRSERHYCRYIQAINITALLVICIYGGYFNGGLGIILLAAFGLMGQVNMYGMNGLKSIVSALLTVIAVIVYAFGGTLQLEYLLVLGVSSVVGGYVGAAFTYRLSQQRLRSIIVFIGVVMCVVFFLRAHID
- the msrB gene encoding peptide-methionine (R)-S-oxide reductase MsrB; translated protein: MIKQTLLMIASVISIAACSAGTSSNIEAINNTNKANASLAVATFAGGCFWCVESDFEKVPGVTDAISGYIGGHVENPTYKQVSSGQTGHVEAVEVHYDPNLVSYGQLLNAFWQQVDPTDTGGQFVDRGFQYRPFIFYHDDQQKVLAETSRDALAASGRFDKPLATEIKATAHFWPAEAYHQNYYKKNPIRYKYYRYNSGRDQFLEATWGDDLHKPEEHGKMTQVIPGQNKYRKITDEELKKTLTPLQYQVTQEDATERAFNNLYWDEKREGIYVDVVSNEPLFSSKDKYDSGTGWPSFTRPIDNASIVEKKDSKLFVTRTEVRSKYGDSHLGHVFEDGPEPTGLRYCLNSAALRFIPKEDLEKEGYGSLLDLF
- a CDS encoding YbfB/YjiJ family MFS transporter; this encodes MASSIERLKVLTAGVISLILMLGVARFAYTPLLPLMQQQASLGISEGGWLASINYMGYLSGVLIAASISNMMLKDRLYRLGIIVAIISTLGMALSTHFWVWSLMRYFAGLSSAAGMLLGSGLILNWLIRNNYRSELGIHFAGAGLGIAFCSYIVNVMSPNFDWREQWLALSLLGVFMAIPAWLWLPKPKDSHLMKSGETLFDTPPSKTYLRLFIAAYLCAGVGYVISATFIVAIVDQQNPLVDEGTVVFMVLGLAAAPACIIWDLVARKVGDLNALALAFAIHTIGIVLPVFNNGSTVAYLSAILFGGTFIGIVSLVLTMAGRLYPSAPSKMMGKMTISYGFAQIIAPAVTGQIAEMGGSYSDGLTMAGIFMVIGTSLVLLLRVVERKENQQKLKQP
- a CDS encoding 4-oxalocrotonate tautomerase family protein, translating into MPYVNIKITREGATKEQKAELISGVTKLLQKTLNKNPATTVVVIDEVDTDNWGIGGKVVTELRKP
- a CDS encoding DUF2959 domain-containing protein; its protein translation is MKPFARSLLVCTLLTILAGCQSMYYGAMEKVGYHKRDIMVDRVEDVSEAQSDAKEQFSSALERYQSLIFIKDQNLVDQYNALNDEFEDSQAAAENVSERINAVEDVSEALFDEWKEELTLYSNRSLKKQSSQKMAATKAKYTQLMKSMRRAEAKMQPVLGALQDQVLFLKHNLNARAIDSLKGELKTIESDVARLIKEMEKSISESEAFIAELNAA
- a CDS encoding substrate-binding periplasmic protein, producing the protein MAFRKLQVLGIFLTIISLHSEANTERCDSLTINGGSNSFPYFYRNGSGHFGIVGDTVITASNRIAIKPVMGNKAPWKRILFDLKNGNIDVVAGTLKTKEREKLFFFSSPVYYSEYHIFVRKNSAFKFNALEDLKGRRGIKIRGMSLGQELDEYAFENLVIEEVTDTDSLFKMVAAKRVDFGIFYLQSGFDELKRLKLNESLIALPHPLTQQPLYVAFSKKSRCPEAIQHLSAEIDLMKKDGSAQAIADRYAEQISNARPASYTRPVNDERVIHNHE
- a CDS encoding TonB-dependent receptor plug domain-containing protein encodes the protein MNNDIALQQATSHPPTQYKANSPSARHIARWLLSGLVILLGTPYKALSDPLFYGISEDISDIPTVSSSKREEDLFKSPLSTSVVTAEQIKQAGILSVPEALKLVPGVIVREQTNGQFEVHIRGLENVPTGGGTDTLSNRLSLVMIDNRTVYNYFDGGLFWETLPVGIDDISRIEIIRGAASALYGPNAVNGVIHIITKRAQDKSAVSVNLTTGSHDTQIAHIAAEQPIGDARIRISGFVNQRDRYQSTYYSYSQEEYVPLALIPTTNSRFPDPDEAQDLHAVTVAVNNDPLELLAYDLSYSHQDSRVQKVHLGSRATPLTFNDSTTDAINAKVRYGDLELRASHEWGEQKTLDYTDFTYNLAVSQASAEYQFRLPKWIIRPGISYENIAYEGSFIGGKQTIKDVGYLLRTEYFPAKDYRLIVALRLDDYNVPDEKYFSYQVLGTYQLRHDTLLRAALQTANRSPFMLDSFVNLKYTLPSNPSIRLDYLGDEEAELVTTTTYELGLRHQFNFNNWIDLELFRSELNDFTEFVDHDTVFDGSQFVTTSQLEMLPTKAQQTGITASWNYEELTWDMSLFMTTQKTHVDNQYVDSAAPLVLFNTDNKGTPDYYGGVNLNWHPVKRWSLNANAYYMSSHRFIIRPQGTKNFASAVYANFTLSHTFNKAINGFVSVKNLSNKNDSQYFYTDSIEPLYAIGVSLKWSE
- a CDS encoding YigZ family protein; protein product: MTSTYPVPAKPCEVCYEIKKSRFIGFAAFADTREHAMALLAERKQAYPDARHQCWAYQFGNPQSAASAAMSDDGEPSGTAGKPILNVLQHKNVGDVMIIVTRYFGGIKLGAGGLVRAYSAAAQMAMESLETQQQVAREQLQLSCGFAQEQLVRHWLSQHNGLVETINYREQVIMDVALPVECGALFRDYAASISGHIISDN
- a CDS encoding transglycosylase SLT domain-containing protein, which gives rise to MLPFTALKNKSLTAHITASFCILSAVLLFPINHSSTEQALHQHHQISEKSALNQSDAEQQISIRHTLSDPLNDAVDVYTVEIEEAFPFERQIRRVASEVEIDESLVYAVTKAESSFRSGVQSHAGAIGLMQVIASAAGRDAYYRLHKKRATPTLAQLKDPYTNLQLGSTYLKLLEEHHFGHITDEKLKQMLVLAAYNWGPVNVKRKLLAKNPPRNAEEMKWVLWTKAPRETYSYVNKVLKYQNQFSQFEA
- a CDS encoding 2OG-Fe(II) oxygenase yields the protein MTAINPPCLAFPVAVVNTVIDALVEKGYVIIDDFLPQELTQALRNEIIVLNGKGIDRAGIGRGGQLQVNTNIRSDKIHWLNGSTDAQRCYLAQCDALRRDVNRDLFMGLNDYESHFAVYEPSSFYKKHLDAFKGRSNRVLTSVIYLNETWEDGWGGELVVYDETDQVIERVLPKGGRAIFFLSERFPHEVLITQQQRLSIAGWYRINSSTANYVDPAH